One window of Medicago truncatula cultivar Jemalong A17 chromosome 2, MtrunA17r5.0-ANR, whole genome shotgun sequence genomic DNA carries:
- the LOC25488057 gene encoding probable protein phosphatase 2C 34, whose protein sequence is MVSIPSLVNFISRTMSSNKDKSYGKDDDARKVVEAMAKEAKKNEMLLSSSGIVKSDKSNNFSCVFTKKGQKGFNQDCLIVWEEFGCQEDIILCGVFDGHGPWGHFVSKRVRKMLPKFLLFNWQENLAEKSLDLSFKMETDMNLHEYDIWKQSYIKTFAAIDQDLKRHTGIDSFQSGTTALTVIKQGEYLIIANVGDSRAVLATTSENGTLTPIQLTTDLKPNLPNEAERIMESNGRVFCMEDEPGVYRVWMPNGKSPGLAISRAFGDYCVKDFGLISVPDVTQRKLTTMDQFVILATDGVWDVISNQVAVKIVASTPNREKAADRLVKCARHEWISISLALGEAVYKLHLIVILCLRTLLKSEYICFYSKMYELVPVTWHHMNEG, encoded by the exons ATGGTTTCTATTCCATCTcttgtcaattttatttcaagaaCTATGTCTTCGAATAAAGATAAGAGTTATGGAAAGGATGATGATGCAAGGAAAGTTGTGGAAGCAATGGCAAAGGAAGCAAAGAAGAATGAAATGTTGTTGAGTTCATCTGGAATTGTAAAGTCTGACAAGTCCAACAATTTTTCCTGTGTGTTCACTAAAAAGGGTCAGAAAGGATTCAATCAGGATTGTCTTATTGTTTGGGAG GAATTTGGATGCCAAGAAGACATTATTTTGTGTGGAGTTTTCGATGGACATGGACCTTGGGGACACTTTGTATCTAAAAGGGTCCGAAAAATGTTACCAAAATTTTTGCTCTTCAATTGGCAGGAAAATCTGGCTGAAAAATCACTTGACCTGAGTTTTAAGATGGAAACAGACATGAATCTCCATGAGTATGATATATGGAAGCAGTCGTACATAAAGACTTTTGCGGCAATTGATCAGGATCTAAAGCGGCATACTGGAATTGATTCATTTCAAAGTGGAACTACAGCTTTGACAGTTATCAAACAG GGTGAATATCTCATTATAGCAAATGTTGGTGATTCTAGAGCTGTCTTAGCAACTACTTCAGAGAATGGCACATTGACTCCTATTCAGCTTACCACTGACTTGAAGCCAAATTTACCAA ATGAAGCAGAGCGCATAATGGAATCAAACGGAAGAGTGTTTTGTATGGAAGATGAACCAGGAGTATATAGAGTTTGGATGCCAAATGGTAAGAGTCCAGGACTAGCAATATCAAGAGCATTTGGTGATTATTGTGTAAAAGACTTTGGACTAATCTCAGTACCAGATGTGACACAAAGAAAACTCACTACTATGGATCAATTTGTCATCTTAGCAACAGATGGG GTATGGGATGTTATTTCCAACCAAGTAGCTGTGAAAATTGTTGCTTCAACACCAAATAGAGAAAAAGCAGCTGATAGGCTAGTGAAATGTGCAAGACATGAATGGATAA GTATTTCTCTAGCTTTAGGAGAGGCTGTTTATAAACTACACTTGATTGTGATTTTATGTCTTAGAACACTTTTGAAGAGCGAATATATATGCTTTTATAGCAAAATGTATGAACTTGTACCAGTTACTTGGCACCACATGAATGAAGGTTGA
- the LOC25488055 gene encoding uncharacterized protein isoform X2 — MAAGTMATAAGAAVMLYYVSRRLVKKEEDEEEDRGDGDVSKLSRLRRRRISRRPAQAPATLLESIVTLSETLRFTYSETLGKWPIGDLAFGINYFMRKQGNLAVASVYAGSDCVELKGDEIIVELYELLRLLTLCMLFSKKPFPVFLDSAGFTLDDVLIQKPKAGLLKPAFTIIRDTQSKCLLLLIRGTHSIKDTLTAATGAVVPFHHSVLNDGGISNLVLGYAHCGMVAAARWIAKLCTPTLLKALGECPDFNVKIVGHSLGGGTAALLTYILREQKEFSSSTCVTFAPAACMTWELAESGKHFITTIINGSDLVPTFSTSSIDGLRSEVTASSWLNDLRDQVEHTKVLNVVYRSATALGSHLPTISSAKARVAGAGAILWPVTSGTQVMIKRAQSVAEAVVRTRSSLSSWSCMSARRRNVGPTPNSDTEDSTGVSLLSERIAGSLLTKETATPSVLTDEHNSSSGGSGHDDTDEEEQLIPANQDITTSAVDDITEGQLWYELEKELQKQDDTIDIHDQEEEAAAVKEITEEENQLADAAECSNSITTSDNLDNHRFYPPGRIMHIVSMPSSDSSDSNSDDPMEERVSLYETPRELYSKLRLSKTMINDHYMPMYKKMMELLIRDLEKDNSSNSLM; from the exons ATGGCGGCGGGGACAATGGCGACGGCGGCCGGAGCTGCGGTGATGTTGTATTATGTGAGTAGGAGATTGGTAAAGAAGGAGGAGGATGAAGAAGAGGATCGTGGCGACGGCGATGTGTCGAAATTGAGTAGATTAAGGAGGAGGAGGATTTCCCGGCGACCTGCTCAGGCGCCGGCGACTTTGCTTGAGTCGATCGTGACGCTTTCGGAGACTTTAAGGTTTACTTATTCTGAGACTCTTGGGAAATGGCCTATTGGTGATTTAGCTTTTGGGATCAATTACTTCATGAGAAAACAG GGTAATTTGGCAGTTGCTAGTGTATATGCTGGAAGTGATTGTGTTGAGCTAAAAGGAGATGAAATTATTGTAGAATTGTATGAGCTATTGAGGTTGTTAACATTGTGTATGCTTTTTTCCAAGAAGCCATTTCCTGTGTTTTTAGATTCAGCTGGATTTACACTTGATGATGTTCTTATACAGAAGCCTAAAGCTGgg CTTCTGAAGCCCGCGTTCACAATTATACGCGATACACAGTCAAAATGTTTACTTTTATTGATCCGGGGAACTCATAGTATAAAAGACACACTGACAGCTGCAACTGGTGCTGTCGTGCCCTTCCACCATTCGGTTTTAAATGATGGTGGGATAAGCAACTTGGTTTTAGGATATGCACACTGTGGTATGGTTGCTGCTGCTCGGTGGATTGCAAAGCTCTGTACTCCTACCCTACTTAAGGCTCTTGGTGAATGTCCAGACTTCAACGTTAAG ATTGTTGGGCACTCACTTGGCGGTGGTACTGCTGCACTGTTAACATATATTCTTAGAGAGCAGAAAGAGTTCTCCTCAAGCACTTGTGTCACATTTGCCCCTG CTGCTTGTATGACATGGGAGTTAGCAGAATCAGGAAAGCATTTTATCACTACCATTATAAACGGTTCTGATTTAGTGCCCACATTTTCAACTTCCTCTATTGATGGTCTCCGATCTGAG GTCACCGCATCGTCTTGGTTGAATGATTTACGGGATCAGGTTGAACATACAAAGGTCCTCAATGTTGTCTACCGCTCTGCAACTGCACTTGGATCTCACCTACCGACTATATCTAGTGCAAAAGCTAGAGTAGCTGGTGCTGGTGCTATTTTGTGGCCAGTAACCAGTGGCACTCAG GTTATGATAAAGCGTGCACAAAGTGTTGCAGAAGCTGTTGTCAGAACTCGCTCATCGTTGTCATCATGGTCATGCATGAGTGCCCGCCGCCGAAATGTTGGTCCGACCCCAAACTCTGATACAGAAGATTCAACTGGAGTTTCTCTATTATCCGAGAGAATAGCTGGGTCTCTTTTAACCAAAGAAACAGCAACACCGTCTGTGCTTACAGATGAACACAATTCCTCAAGTGGAGGATCGGGCCATGATGACACAGATGAAGAGGAACAACTCATTCCTGCTAACCAAGACATTACCACATCTGCTGTAGATGACATAACAGAAGGCCAGTTATGGTATGAACTGGAGAAGGAGCTTCAAAAACAAGATGATACCATTGACATTCATGATCAGGAAGAAGAGGCAGCAGCAGTGAAAGAGATCACTGAAGAAGAAAATCAACTTGCCGATGCTGCAGAATGCAGTAATTCAATCACAACATCCGATAACTTGGATAACCATCGATTTTATCCCCCAGGCAGAATCATGCATATTGTATCTATGCCTTCATCTGATAGTTCAGATTCAAATTCTGATGATCCTATGGAAGAACGTGTCTCCTTATATGAAACACCGAGGGAGCTGTACAGCAAACTCAGGCTTTCAAAAACAATGATAAATGACCATTACATGCCAATGTATAAGAAGATGATGGAGTTATTAATCCGGGATCTAGAGAAAGATAACAGTTCTAATAGTTTAATGTGA
- the LOC25488055 gene encoding uncharacterized protein isoform X1 encodes MAAGTMATAAGAAVMLYYVSRRLVKKEEDEEEDRGDGDVSKLSRLRRRRISRRPAQAPATLLESIVTLSETLRFTYSETLGKWPIGDLAFGINYFMRKQGNLAVASVYAGSDCVELKGDEIIVELYELLRLLTLCMLFSKKPFPVFLDSAGFTLDDVLIQKPKAGLLKPAFTIIRDTQSKCLLLLIRGTHSIKDTLTAATGAVVPFHHSVLNDGGISNLVLGYAHCGMVAAARWIAKLCTPTLLKALGECPDFNVKIVGHSLGGGTAALLTYILREQKEFSSSTCVTFAPAACMTWELAESGKHFITTIINGSDLVPTFSTSSIDGLRSEVTASSWLNDLRDQVEHTKVLNVVYRSATALGSHLPTISSAKARVAGAGAILWPVTSGTQQVMIKRAQSVAEAVVRTRSSLSSWSCMSARRRNVGPTPNSDTEDSTGVSLLSERIAGSLLTKETATPSVLTDEHNSSSGGSGHDDTDEEEQLIPANQDITTSAVDDITEGQLWYELEKELQKQDDTIDIHDQEEEAAAVKEITEEENQLADAAECSNSITTSDNLDNHRFYPPGRIMHIVSMPSSDSSDSNSDDPMEERVSLYETPRELYSKLRLSKTMINDHYMPMYKKMMELLIRDLEKDNSSNSLM; translated from the exons ATGGCGGCGGGGACAATGGCGACGGCGGCCGGAGCTGCGGTGATGTTGTATTATGTGAGTAGGAGATTGGTAAAGAAGGAGGAGGATGAAGAAGAGGATCGTGGCGACGGCGATGTGTCGAAATTGAGTAGATTAAGGAGGAGGAGGATTTCCCGGCGACCTGCTCAGGCGCCGGCGACTTTGCTTGAGTCGATCGTGACGCTTTCGGAGACTTTAAGGTTTACTTATTCTGAGACTCTTGGGAAATGGCCTATTGGTGATTTAGCTTTTGGGATCAATTACTTCATGAGAAAACAG GGTAATTTGGCAGTTGCTAGTGTATATGCTGGAAGTGATTGTGTTGAGCTAAAAGGAGATGAAATTATTGTAGAATTGTATGAGCTATTGAGGTTGTTAACATTGTGTATGCTTTTTTCCAAGAAGCCATTTCCTGTGTTTTTAGATTCAGCTGGATTTACACTTGATGATGTTCTTATACAGAAGCCTAAAGCTGgg CTTCTGAAGCCCGCGTTCACAATTATACGCGATACACAGTCAAAATGTTTACTTTTATTGATCCGGGGAACTCATAGTATAAAAGACACACTGACAGCTGCAACTGGTGCTGTCGTGCCCTTCCACCATTCGGTTTTAAATGATGGTGGGATAAGCAACTTGGTTTTAGGATATGCACACTGTGGTATGGTTGCTGCTGCTCGGTGGATTGCAAAGCTCTGTACTCCTACCCTACTTAAGGCTCTTGGTGAATGTCCAGACTTCAACGTTAAG ATTGTTGGGCACTCACTTGGCGGTGGTACTGCTGCACTGTTAACATATATTCTTAGAGAGCAGAAAGAGTTCTCCTCAAGCACTTGTGTCACATTTGCCCCTG CTGCTTGTATGACATGGGAGTTAGCAGAATCAGGAAAGCATTTTATCACTACCATTATAAACGGTTCTGATTTAGTGCCCACATTTTCAACTTCCTCTATTGATGGTCTCCGATCTGAG GTCACCGCATCGTCTTGGTTGAATGATTTACGGGATCAGGTTGAACATACAAAGGTCCTCAATGTTGTCTACCGCTCTGCAACTGCACTTGGATCTCACCTACCGACTATATCTAGTGCAAAAGCTAGAGTAGCTGGTGCTGGTGCTATTTTGTGGCCAGTAACCAGTGGCACTCAG cAGGTTATGATAAAGCGTGCACAAAGTGTTGCAGAAGCTGTTGTCAGAACTCGCTCATCGTTGTCATCATGGTCATGCATGAGTGCCCGCCGCCGAAATGTTGGTCCGACCCCAAACTCTGATACAGAAGATTCAACTGGAGTTTCTCTATTATCCGAGAGAATAGCTGGGTCTCTTTTAACCAAAGAAACAGCAACACCGTCTGTGCTTACAGATGAACACAATTCCTCAAGTGGAGGATCGGGCCATGATGACACAGATGAAGAGGAACAACTCATTCCTGCTAACCAAGACATTACCACATCTGCTGTAGATGACATAACAGAAGGCCAGTTATGGTATGAACTGGAGAAGGAGCTTCAAAAACAAGATGATACCATTGACATTCATGATCAGGAAGAAGAGGCAGCAGCAGTGAAAGAGATCACTGAAGAAGAAAATCAACTTGCCGATGCTGCAGAATGCAGTAATTCAATCACAACATCCGATAACTTGGATAACCATCGATTTTATCCCCCAGGCAGAATCATGCATATTGTATCTATGCCTTCATCTGATAGTTCAGATTCAAATTCTGATGATCCTATGGAAGAACGTGTCTCCTTATATGAAACACCGAGGGAGCTGTACAGCAAACTCAGGCTTTCAAAAACAATGATAAATGACCATTACATGCCAATGTATAAGAAGATGATGGAGTTATTAATCCGGGATCTAGAGAAAGATAACAGTTCTAATAGTTTAATGTGA
- the LOC25488053 gene encoding pathogenesis-related protein 1: protein MGSPMISHLLPLMAILLATLTQISYAQNSPQDYLKIHNKARSDVGVGPISWDAKVASYAETYVNKLKANCKMVHSKGPYGENLAWSSGDMTGTAAVTMWIGEKKYYNYNSNSCAVGYQCGHYTQVVWRDSVRVGCAKVKCNDGRSTIISCNYDPPGNYIGQRPFDISPFEVPLSFNHGSFDDK, encoded by the coding sequence ATGGGATCCCCAATGATCTCACATCTCCTTCCTCTCATGGCTATCTTATTAGCCACGCTAACACAAATCTCATATGCTCAAAACTCACCACAAGACTACCTCAAGATTCACAACAAAGCACGCTCTGACGTTGGTGTTGGCCCAATATCTTGGGATGCAAAAGTTGCATCCTATGCAGAAACCTatgtaaacaaattaaaagcAAACTGCAAAATGGTACACTCCAAGGGTCCATATGGAGAAAACTTAGCATGGAGCAGTGGTGACATGACAGGAACAGCTGCTGTTACCATGTGGATCGGAGAGAAGAAGTACTATAATTACAACAGTAATTCATGTGCTGTTGGTTATCAGTGTGGACATTATACTCAAGTTGTCTGGCGCGATTCGGTTCGGGTTGGATGTGCTAAGGTTAAGTGTAATGATGGTCGTAGCACCATTATTAGTTGTAACTATGATCCACCTGGTAATTATATTGGTCAGAGGCCTTTTGATATTAGTCCTTTTGAAGTGCCATTGAGCTTCAACCATGGTAGTTTTGATGACAAGTAA
- the LOC25488056 gene encoding uncharacterized protein has product MTLQHQLSIPPLAPRASLQRATLFLTSPPFLSLLKTHHHRQRISLSAMSSSPPTFTELNSDSDFSSLLSPDDHISICGFGSLLSERSARSTFPDLINFRTAKLNHFRRVFAHVAPVFFERGIAKPETMEISSLSVEQCEGETLVVTVFEIRKSEIPDFIKREVEFRFLAVLPETLDGKSFDFPAVLCARYSDEEFFNIRCKGNKEMLFQQYGRWNIDKIWRDDIFPCRVYLRHCVLAAKNLGDTAYNNFLDHTYLADRKTTIREYLETAGSGIMEEEPPESLKFRYGG; this is encoded by the exons ATGACCTTACAACACCAATTATCCATTCCCCCACTCGCCCCACGCGCGTCCCTTCAACGCGCCACCCTCTTTCTCACCTCACctccttttctctctcttctcaaaACCCACCACCACCGTCAACGAATCTCTCTCTCCGCCATGTCATCATCTCCCCCCACCTTCACCGAACTCAACTCCGATTCTGATttctcctctcttctctctcccgACGATCACATCTCCATTTGCGGCTTCGGTTCTCTTCTCTCCG AACGAAGTGCCAGAAGCACTTTTCCTGATTTGATCAATTTCAGAACCGCGAAATTGAATCACTTTCGTCGTGTTTTCGCTCATGTTGCTCCTGTTTTCTTTGAACGTGGCATTGCGAAGCCCGAAACTATG GAGATTTCAAGCTTGAGTGTGGAGCAATGTGAAGGAGAAACTCTTGTAGTAACAGTTTTTGAGATAAGAAAATCAGAG ATTCCAGATTTTATCAAAAGGGAGGTTGAGTTTCGGTTTCTTGCT GTTCTTCCTGAAACTCTTGATGGCAAGTCTTTTGATTTTCCAGCG GTCCTTTGTGCACGTTATAGTGATGAGGAATTTTTCAACATTAGATGCAAAG GAAATAAGGAAATGTTATTTCAGCAATATGGACGATGGAATATTGATAAAATCTGGAGAGATGATATTTTTCCTTGCCGTGTCTATCTTCGACACTG tgttcTAGCAGCAAAGAATCTAGGTGACACAGCCTACAACAATTTTCTGGATCACACCTACCTTGCTGACCGTAAAACAACCATTCGCGAGTACTTGGAAACAGCAGGTTCTGGTATAATGGAAGAGGAACCCCCTGAATCCCTCAAGTTCCGTTATGGTGGTTGA